The genomic segment CAAGAAATGTATGGGGACAAGCCGAAAAGATTTTTTAAAACTAACAGGGGTTGTAGGGTTGAGTGTAGCAGGCTTGGGAGTGATATCTGCCGGTTGTAATTCGAAAAATGAAAATTTGTTTAGAAGGACACAAAAAGACTGGCAGTCCGATCCGGAGTGGCAACAAATTAAGTATGGTGACTGGGGAGGTCCCGGAGTACCACCTGGGCCGGGGCCAATGGATCACGTTCTGCTGAAAGATCATGCCCCGAGATCTTCCGTTGTGGCGCAAGAGACATTTATAGAGCAGGCAAAATTTCCTGTTATAGATGTGCATATCCACAATTATCCTGAATCTTCAAAAGATATTTCTTCAGAGGAAGCCCTCGCAAACTGGGTGGATAATATGGATGAAGTGGGAGTTGAATTGTCAGTGGTTTTAACCGGAGAGATTGGAGAGAACTTCGACAGATTGGTTGATTTCTATTTGACAGATTATCCAGATCGATTTCAACTTTATTGTGGTATTGAATCGGATGGAATTGACCAACCGGATTATCCGGAACGGGCTGTAAAAGAACTTGAGCGCTGCTATGAAATGGGGGCGCGAGGTCTTGGAGAAATTACCGATAAAGGATTCGGAATAACACGAGATCAGGATTTGGCTCCAAATGAGCGTTTACATCCCAACGATGATCGCCTGGTACCGATTTGGTCAAAAGCAGCAGAATTAAACATGCCGGTGAATCTTCATATCGCAGATCATCCATCAGCATGGCAGGCTCCGGATGTTTTTCAGGAGCGGACCCCCATCTATCAACAATTCAATCAACATCAAAGCGAAGGGCTTCATTATGGTGAGTTATTAGATTTATTACCTCAGACTCTTCAAAAAAATCCAGATACAACGTTTATAGCATGCCATTTGGCAAATTTAGGAAATGATCTGGGCAGGTTGTCCGATCTGTTGGATCAATATTCAAATCTATTTGTACGATATCTCAGCACGAGATTATGAAATCGGCCGAACACCCCGAGCTGCAAAGGAATTTTTTACGAATCATAAAGAACGCATACTTTTTGGTACGGATATGGGAATGCAGAAAAGTATGTACCAGGCTTGGTGGAGATTATTGGAAAGTGCAGACGAACACATGCCCGGCCGGGTGTGGTGGAGATATTACGGTACCGATTTATCTGATGATCTGCTCAAACACCTATATAGAAGTAATGCTGAGCGACTTATGAATTGGGAATCGGTATAAGTAAATAAATGTCTTCTTTCAGTTACAGAACTTACAGATGATTAATCAACTAAATTCAAAAGAATGAATAGCAATCGTAGAGATTTTTTAAAAACAGCAGGTTTAGCCGGAGCCGGAATGCTGATGGGTGGATCTAAAACTGGACAAAACGATCAACCGTTTAAGCAGAATGAATCACAGCATTTTAATATGCATGGTTACGCAGCGCCAAAGCTGGAACGAGTACGCATGGGGTTTGTTGGTATAGGAAGTAGAGGATCCGGTACAGTTGAACGAATGGCCGTAATTGAAGGTGTAGAAATTACAGCACTTTGCGATCTGTATGATGACCGAATTGAGAAAACCGTCCAATCCCTCCGCGAATTTTCAGATCATGAACCGGACCGATACTCTGGGAATGGTGATGCATGGAAGGAGATGTGCAGCAGAAACGATATTGATCTCATATATATCGCAACTCCATGGGATCTGCATGCAGAAATCGCTGTTTTTTCAATGGAGCATGGCAAGCATGTTTTTACAGAACTTCCGGCAGCAGTTACCATAGATGAATGCTGGAAGGTTGTTGAAACCTCCGAAAGAACCCGAAAGCACTGTTTTATGGAAAGCAGCGATTGCCACGGCGGAATATCGTCAGTCTTATTGAATATGGTTCGCGATGGTTTCTTTGGCGAATTGATTCATGCAGAAGGCCACTACATCCATGACAGAGTGTCTGATGATAGCAGATGGACAAGAGATGAGGACAATCACCAATGGTTTGGATACCGGCCCTGGCGTCTAAAAGAAAACATCAACCGGAATGGAAATCTTTATCCCAGCCACGGTTTAGCGCCTCTTTCTCAAATGATGGACCTAAATTACGGTGATCAAATGGATTACCTGGTTTCCATTTCAAGCAATGATTTTACAATGGCAGACCGAATGGAAGAACTGGCCAAGAAAGATGACTTTTATGAAGCCTATGTGGGACTGAATTTCCGGGGAAATATGAATACAACGGTCATCCGGACCAAAATGGGACGAACCATTATGCTTCAGCATGATATCAGTTCCCCGCGACCCGGCAGAAGATTTCATCTGATCAGCGGAGATAAAGGTATCTATGAAGCTGAACCATCCAGGATTGCCATGAGTCATGACGGATGGATTCCCGAAGAGGAATTTGAAGCGTTGGTAGAAAACTACACTCCTGAAATCGCAAAGAAATTTAATGAGAAAGTACAGCAGGCCGGTGGGCGCAGGGGGGACCGCTCGTATGCCCGCGTTACGCCGAGTGACTGGAGATTGATCGACTGTCTGCGAAATGGACTCCCGCTCGAGAAGGATGTTTATGATGCAGCTCTTTATAGTGCAGTTACACCCTTAAGTGAATGGTCAGTTGCTCGAAAAGGAGCTACTGTGAAAGTGCCGGATTTTACGGCCGGTGCCTGGCAGACCAATTCAAGAGGTCTCGATATTTCGATTCAAAAAGGGGGAACGACGAATCTATTATGAATCAAAAATGGAAATTAGTCTGGATTGATCTCATTAAAAGAATTGGTAAGGTACTGATTCTATTGCTACCCATGTTTCTATTCTTAAGTGAATTTGTATTTGCTCAGGATGAGTTGAATGTCATCAGGGGGGAATCTTCGAATAACCGATGGTTACACTATAGCGATGCATCAAACGCTTTGTATCATCATGTAGCCAATCAGGCTTATCAAATTCTTGAAGAAAGAGAAAAAGAAGTCTCTGGACTGAAAAATCTATCTGAGTGGCAAGAAAGGCAGATTGAGGTTCGGCGAATTTTATCAAATATTGTTGGACCCTTTCCGAAAAAAACGCCATTAAATGCCAGGATACAACGAACTGTTCAAAAGGATACTTATAAGGTTGAACACATTGTGTTTGAATCCCAGCCTGATTTTTTTGTTACCTCTTCGCTTTTTATCCCAAGTGGACTTACTGAAAAAGCACCGGTTGTGATCTATGTAAGCGGACATACAGCGGAAGGATATCGAAGTGAAACATATCAACATAAAATACTGAACCTGGTTGAGAAAAATTTCATTGTATTTGCATTCGATCCTGTAGGCCAGGGAGAACGTCTTGAATATAATCATGCTGACTCAGAAACTCCTTCATCATTTCGCAGTCCGGCAGGCGGACATTCTTATTCCGGTGTACAGGGATTCATTACTGGAAATCCCCAATCCCGAATTATGATTTGGGATGGAATACGTGCTGTTGATTATCTGCTAACAAGAGATGAAGTGGATCCTGACAGAATAGGCATTACAGGGAGATCAGGCGGCGGAACACAATCGGCCTACATCGCTGCTTTTGATGATCGTATTTATGCGGCAGCACCGGAAGCGTATATCACAAATTTTACCCGGCTTTTACAATCTATTGGCCCACAAGACTCTGAACAGAACTTTTCAGGTGGAATTGCAAATGGGATTAATCATGCAGATCTGTTGGCGGTGCGGGCGCCAAAGCCGGCATTAATGATTACAACTACGGAAGATTTCTTTAGTATCCAAGGCGCGCGGGAAACAGCAAATGAGGTTTCAAAAATCTATTCAGCGTACGGCGAAGTAAACCATTTTCAAATGGTTGAAGATTTCGGGGAGCATGGTTCCACTGAAAAAAACAGAGAAGCGATGTACAGTTTCTTCCAGAAACATCTCAACAATCCGGGTGATTCTGAAGATGTTGATGTTGAGATTTTATCGGATGAAGAGATTCAAGTTACAGATACCGGTCAGGTTTTTACATCGCTTAATGGAAAAACAATTTCAGACTTAAACCGGGAAAAGGTAGAAGTACAATTTTCCCAATTAGAGAATTCGCGAGAAAATCTTGATCGACATTTGTCGGAAATTGCAGAATCTGTTAAAGATTTATCAGGGTACAGGGAACCGGAATTAATCGGGGAGCCGGTCTTTACAGGTCGAATATTGAGAGACGGATACGTTGTTGAAAAGTATTTTTTTGGAGGTGAGGGAGAGTACCCCATTCCATATCTGATGATGATTCCCGAAAATTTAAATGATAAAGCGATTCTCTATCTGCATCCGGAAGGGAAAATGACGGATGCTTCTGAATCGGGCCCAATTGAATGGTTCGTGAAAAAAGGATTTACAGTATTGGTGCCTGATCTGATCGGTACGGGGGAAACGGCATCCGAAAGACCTCGAAATTTATTAAAAGAGTGGCATGCTTCAGTTTTAATCGGAAGAAGCATTACTGGAATCCGGGCCGGAGATGTTACCCGTCTTGTTCAACTTTTACAGCAGAAATATGGATTTTCTGAAATTTATGGTATCGCTGTTAATGAAATGGGGCCTGTTTTACTGCATTCGTCTGCTATTGATGAATCATTTTCTAAAGTGGCTTTGATTAAACCACTTATTTCCTATCGATCATTTGTATCCACAAAATATTACGATCCTGGTTTTATATCCGGCGCCGTTGCTGGATCCATACAAGTCTATGATCTGCCTGATCTGGCTGCCAGTTTTGCTCCGAAAAAATTGTTAATCATAAACCCGGTAAATGGAGCAAATGAACCGGTAAGTAAAGAAGATTTTAATCAGGATACGCGGATTATCTATAAAGCGTATAACCATCAGAATGTCTCGGAAAATATAAAGATAACCGGTAATCAAACCGTAAAAGAGAGGGTTAAAAGTTTAGAGAAATGGATCAATAACTAACTGAAAATGGATAGCACTATGAAAAACAATAGAAGGGATTTTATCAAAAAAGCCGGGTTAGCAGGATTAAGTTTTGCAGGAGGAGGTCTGTTTGGAAATATGGCTTTTGCAAAGGGTATAGATCAAAAAAGAAAAAAAATTCAACAAGGTATAAATACAACAATGCTAAATGGAAATGAGACGCTGATTGGTGCATATGGCGAATGGGCGGCTTCATTAATTGAGGATAAAATACCTTCTCACTCATTAAGGGGAGATCAGTGGAATGATGTGGATGAGTGGAAAAAAGCAGCCA from the Balneolaceae bacterium genome contains:
- a CDS encoding amidohydrolase family protein: MGTSRKDFLKLTGVVGLSVAGLGVISAGCNSKNENLFRRTQKDWQSDPEWQQIKYGDWGGPGVPPGPGPMDHVLLKDHAPRSSVVAQETFIEQAKFPVIDVHIHNYPESSKDISSEEALANWVDNMDEVGVELSVVLTGEIGENFDRLVDFYLTDYPDRFQLYCGIESDGIDQPDYPERAVKELERCYEMGARGLGEITDKGFGITRDQDLAPNERLHPNDDRLVPIWSKAAELNMPVNLHIADHPSAWQAPDVFQERTPIYQQFNQHQSEGLHYGELLDLLPQTLQKNPDTTFIACHLANLGNDLGRLSDLLDQYSNLFVRYLSTRL
- a CDS encoding Gfo/Idh/MocA family oxidoreductase, with the translated sequence MNSNRRDFLKTAGLAGAGMLMGGSKTGQNDQPFKQNESQHFNMHGYAAPKLERVRMGFVGIGSRGSGTVERMAVIEGVEITALCDLYDDRIEKTVQSLREFSDHEPDRYSGNGDAWKEMCSRNDIDLIYIATPWDLHAEIAVFSMEHGKHVFTELPAAVTIDECWKVVETSERTRKHCFMESSDCHGGISSVLLNMVRDGFFGELIHAEGHYIHDRVSDDSRWTRDEDNHQWFGYRPWRLKENINRNGNLYPSHGLAPLSQMMDLNYGDQMDYLVSISSNDFTMADRMEELAKKDDFYEAYVGLNFRGNMNTTVIRTKMGRTIMLQHDISSPRPGRRFHLISGDKGIYEAEPSRIAMSHDGWIPEEEFEALVENYTPEIAKKFNEKVQQAGGRRGDRSYARVTPSDWRLIDCLRNGLPLEKDVYDAALYSAVTPLSEWSVARKGATVKVPDFTAGAWQTNSRGLDISIQKGGTTNLL
- a CDS encoding acetylxylan esterase — encoded protein: MNQKWKLVWIDLIKRIGKVLILLLPMFLFLSEFVFAQDELNVIRGESSNNRWLHYSDASNALYHHVANQAYQILEEREKEVSGLKNLSEWQERQIEVRRILSNIVGPFPKKTPLNARIQRTVQKDTYKVEHIVFESQPDFFVTSSLFIPSGLTEKAPVVIYVSGHTAEGYRSETYQHKILNLVEKNFIVFAFDPVGQGERLEYNHADSETPSSFRSPAGGHSYSGVQGFITGNPQSRIMIWDGIRAVDYLLTRDEVDPDRIGITGRSGGGTQSAYIAAFDDRIYAAAPEAYITNFTRLLQSIGPQDSEQNFSGGIANGINHADLLAVRAPKPALMITTTEDFFSIQGARETANEVSKIYSAYGEVNHFQMVEDFGEHGSTEKNREAMYSFFQKHLNNPGDSEDVDVEILSDEEIQVTDTGQVFTSLNGKTISDLNREKVEVQFSQLENSRENLDRHLSEIAESVKDLSGYREPELIGEPVFTGRILRDGYVVEKYFFGGEGEYPIPYLMMIPENLNDKAILYLHPEGKMTDASESGPIEWFVKKGFTVLVPDLIGTGETASERPRNLLKEWHASVLIGRSITGIRAGDVTRLVQLLQQKYGFSEIYGIAVNEMGPVLLHSSAIDESFSKVALIKPLISYRSFVSTKYYDPGFISGAVAGSIQVYDLPDLAASFAPKKLLIINPVNGANEPVSKEDFNQDTRIIYKAYNHQNVSENIKITGNQTVKERVKSLEKWINN